The DNA window ACGTTCATCCGCGAAGGCACACCCAGCGGATTGAGCACGATGTCGACTGGCGAACCGTCTTCTAGGAACGGCATGTCTTCTTGCGGAAGGATCCGCGAAATGACACCCTTGTTCCCGTGACGTCCGGCCATTTTATCGCCCGGTTGGAGCTTGCGCTTTACCGCAACGAATACCTTGACCATTTTGAGGACACCCGGAGCGAGTTCATCGCCGCGCTCCAACTTTTCCTTACGGTCTCGGAATTTGTCGTCGATGATCTTCACAGCATCGTCATATTGCGACTTGATGGCTTCCAGCTGCTGCTGACGAGTGTCGTCGGCAACCGCAAATTTGAACCATTCGTGCTTATCAACCGAGTCAAGAATTTCCGCGTCGATTGTGACGCCTTTCTTGACGCCCTTCGGAGTAGCCGAGGCCGTTCCTTCGAGCAGCATGTCGTGCAAGCGGTTATAAGTCGCGCGGTTGAGGATCGCACGTTCATCGGCGCTATCTTTACGCAGACGTTCGATTTCCTCGTTCTGGATTGCCCGCGTACGGTCATCGATTTCGATACCGTGACGGTTAAACACACGCACTTCGACAACTGTGCCCGCCACACCTGGCGGGAGGCGCATGGATGTGTCGCGGACGTCCGAAGCTTTCTCACCAAAGATGGCGCGGAGAAGTTTTTCTTCCGGTGTCATCGGGCTTTCGCCCTTCGGTGTAATCTTACCGGCCAGAATGTCACCAGGGTGCACTTCCGCGCCGATATAGACGATGCCGGCTTCATCGAGGTTGCGAAGTGCCTCCTCGCCGACGTTGGGAATATCACGTGTGATATCTTCCGGCCCAAGCTTGGTATCGCGGGCCATGACTTCGAATTCCTCGATGTGAATCGAGGTGAAGACATCATCCTTCACGATGCGCTCGGAAATGAGGATACTATCTTCGTAGTTGTAACCGTTCCACGGCATAAACGCGACGAGGCTGTTCTTGCCAAGCGCCAGTTCACCCAGATCGGTTGACGGACCGTCGGCGATAATATCGCCTTCTTCGATCACATCATTGACCTTCACCAGCGGGCGCTGGTTGATGCAAGTGTTCTGGTTGGAACGTTGGAACTTCTGCAGAGTGTAAATGTCGACGCCGGACTGGCCAGCTTCGACATCGCCAATCGCACGGATAACGATACGCGTTGCATCGACTTGGTCGACGATACCGCCGCGGCGAGCCGAAATCGCAGCACCCGAATCGCGCGCCACAGTTTCTTCCATGCCGGTGCCGACAAACGGCGCTTCGGCTTTCACCAAAGGCACAGCCTGACGTTGCATGTTCGAACCCATCAATGCGCGGTTGGCGTCATCATTTTCCAGGAATGGAATGAGCGAGGCCGCAACCGAAACCAACTGCTTGGGCGAAACGTCCATTAGCGTGATCTGATTGTTGGGCAGCATTACAAACTCGCCAGCCTGACGGGCCGAAACGAGCTCTTCAACAAAAGTACCATCGTCGTTGAGGGCAGCCGAAGCTTGCGCAACCGCATGCTTCTGCTCTTCCATCGCCGACAGATAGTTCACTTCACCGGTAACCTTGCCGTCTTTGACAGAACGGTAAGGCGTTTCGATGAAACCGTATTTGTTGACGCGGCTGAACGATGCGAGGCTGTTGATCAGACCAATGTTCGGGCCTTCCGGCGTTTCAATCGGGCAGATACGGCCATAGTGGGTTGGGTGGACGTCGCGGACTTCGAAGCCGGCACGCTCTCGTGTAAGACCACCCGGCCCAAGCGCCGACACACGGCGTTTGTGGGTGACTTCGGACAGCGGGTTAGTCTGATCCATAAATTGCGACAGCTGCGACGAGCCGAAGAATTCACGAACCGCAGCAACCGCCGGCTTCGCATTGATCAGATCGTTCGGCATAACAGTCGAAACATCGACGCTGCTCATCCGCTCTTTAACGGCGCGCTCCATACGAAGCAGACCAACGCGGTACTGGTTTTCCAGCAGCTCGCCAACCGAACGAACACGGCGATTGCCGAGGTTGTCGATGTCATCGACCTCGCCTTTGCCGTCTTTCAAATCGACCATTTCCTTGACCACGGCGAGGATGTCTTCCTTACGCAGGGTGGTCACGGTGTCTTCGGCGTCCAGTTCAAGACGCATGTTGAGCTTCACACGGCCAACAGCAGAAAGGTCATAACGCTCACCATCGAAGAACAGGCCTTCGAACAGAGCTTCTGCGGTTTCCTTGGTTGGCGGTTCACCCGGACGCATGACTTTGTAAATCGCTTCGAGGCCTTCGTCGCGATTTTCGGCCTTGTCGACTGCAAGTGTGTTGCGGATCCACGGGCCGGTGTTGATTTCATCGATGTCGAGCAGTTCGAGATGGTCGATCCCGGCATTGTCGAGAATTTCGAGGTTCTCGGCCGAAACTTCATCACCCGCTTCGATGTAAATGCGGCCCGTTTTCTCGTCGATCAGATCGCGAGCGGCATAGCGCGCAAAGACTTCTTCTGTCGGGATCAGCAGCGTTTCAAGACCATCCTTGGCAGCTTTGTTGGCCGCACGCGGGCTAATCTTCTGATTGGCGGCAAAGATTTCTTCGCCAGTTTTGGCATCGACCAGCGGGAATGCCGGCTTGGCATTACGCCATGCATCGGCAACGAATGGCATTTTCCAGCCACCCTCTGCGCCGCCCTTCCCGGCGACACGTTCCCAAGTAACAGTGTCGTAGAAGTGGTCGAGGATACCTTCGTGATCGAGGCCCAGCGCGAACAGCAGGCTGGTTACCGGCAGCTTGCGCTTACGGTCGATACGAACATTGACAATGTCCTTGGCGTCGAATTCAAAATCGAGCCACGAACCGCGATAAGGAATTACGCGTGCGGCGAACAGAAGCTTACCCGACGAGTGGGTTTTGCCGCGATCGTGGTCAAACAACACACCCGGCGAACGGTGCATCTGGCTGACAATAACGCGCTCTGTGCCATTGATGATAAACGTGCCGTTGCCGGTCATGAGCGGCATATCGCCCATGTAAACATCCTGCTCTTTAATATCGAGTACAGAACGGGTTTCGGTTTCTTGGTCGACCTCGAACACGATCAAACGCAGCGTCACCTTCATCGGCGCCGCGTAAGTAATACCGCGCTGGCGGCATTCGGTTGTGTCGTATTTTGGCGGCTCAAGTTCGTAATGCACGAAATCAAGCTCGGCAGTGCCGGCGAAATCGCGAATCGGGAACACGCTGCGAAGCGTCTTTTCGAGACCTGAAACATAATCAATCGAAGGGTCGCTGCGGAGGAACTGTTCGTAGCTCTCGCGCTGGACTTCGATCAGGTTTGGCATTTTCACAACTTCGTGAACATCGCCAAAAATCTTACGGATGCGTTTTTTCGCAGTACCGGTGTTCGCCCCGGTCTTACGAATTGGTTTTGCCTTGGTCGCCATGGAGGTAAGTCGCCTCTTTATCAGTAAGGCTGGCACTTGGTAGCCAGCGGTAAATATGTGTCTGCGCGCGGAACACGCCATTATCGAAAACGCAAAATAGCCGCAGCGAATCGCACCCGATTAGGCACTGCTGCAGCTTGAAAACGTCGCGACTATGGAAACGCCACTTCCGTTCTTGGACCGGCCCTCGCGTAAAGGCCGCTCGCGCTCGAAGTAAGCGATTGACGGTCATATAGGATTTGGGGTGCCAACTGTCAAACGATTGCAGGGCGATCATCTGATAGAAATAGGCTCCACCATACTTTGGGGCCATACTTTGGTCCCATACTTTGGTCCCAAACTTTGGCCCCAAACTGCGGTCCAATCCTGCGACTTGCATTTTAGCGGCATTCCGTCAGAAAACCGCAATGAACAAACCCGCCAAGCCGCCGCTCCATCGAGACGTTGAAGCATTCTTGCGAACGGGGATGGAGTTG is part of the Pontixanthobacter gangjinensis genome and encodes:
- the rpoB gene encoding DNA-directed RNA polymerase subunit beta → MATKAKPIRKTGANTGTAKKRIRKIFGDVHEVVKMPNLIEVQRESYEQFLRSDPSIDYVSGLEKTLRSVFPIRDFAGTAELDFVHYELEPPKYDTTECRQRGITYAAPMKVTLRLIVFEVDQETETRSVLDIKEQDVYMGDMPLMTGNGTFIINGTERVIVSQMHRSPGVLFDHDRGKTHSSGKLLFAARVIPYRGSWLDFEFDAKDIVNVRIDRKRKLPVTSLLFALGLDHEGILDHFYDTVTWERVAGKGGAEGGWKMPFVADAWRNAKPAFPLVDAKTGEEIFAANQKISPRAANKAAKDGLETLLIPTEEVFARYAARDLIDEKTGRIYIEAGDEVSAENLEILDNAGIDHLELLDIDEINTGPWIRNTLAVDKAENRDEGLEAIYKVMRPGEPPTKETAEALFEGLFFDGERYDLSAVGRVKLNMRLELDAEDTVTTLRKEDILAVVKEMVDLKDGKGEVDDIDNLGNRRVRSVGELLENQYRVGLLRMERAVKERMSSVDVSTVMPNDLINAKPAVAAVREFFGSSQLSQFMDQTNPLSEVTHKRRVSALGPGGLTRERAGFEVRDVHPTHYGRICPIETPEGPNIGLINSLASFSRVNKYGFIETPYRSVKDGKVTGEVNYLSAMEEQKHAVAQASAALNDDGTFVEELVSARQAGEFVMLPNNQITLMDVSPKQLVSVAASLIPFLENDDANRALMGSNMQRQAVPLVKAEAPFVGTGMEETVARDSGAAISARRGGIVDQVDATRIVIRAIGDVEAGQSGVDIYTLQKFQRSNQNTCINQRPLVKVNDVIEEGDIIADGPSTDLGELALGKNSLVAFMPWNGYNYEDSILISERIVKDDVFTSIHIEEFEVMARDTKLGPEDITRDIPNVGEEALRNLDEAGIVYIGAEVHPGDILAGKITPKGESPMTPEEKLLRAIFGEKASDVRDTSMRLPPGVAGTVVEVRVFNRHGIEIDDRTRAIQNEEIERLRKDSADERAILNRATYNRLHDMLLEGTASATPKGVKKGVTIDAEILDSVDKHEWFKFAVADDTRQQQLEAIKSQYDDAVKIIDDKFRDRKEKLERGDELAPGVLKMVKVFVAVKRKLQPGDKMAGRHGNKGVISRILPQEDMPFLEDGSPVDIVLNPLGVPSRMNVGQIFETHLGMAARGLGQQVTEALQEWKRENPNAAEDYAKATPPEAVIERLKHAYGDDYHGEIDARSTAEIVELAGNLTNGVPMGTPVFDGAREGDVTTMLERAGLPGSGQVDLFDGRTGDCFDRKVTVGYIYMLKLHHLVDDKIHARSIGPYSLVTQQPLGGKAQFGGQRFGEMEVWALQAYGAAYTLQEMLTVKSDDVIGRTKVYEAIVKGDDTFEAGIPESFNVLVKEMRSLGLNVELSSITDGDDDDGIKIAAE